A stretch of the Peribacillus sp. ACCC06369 genome encodes the following:
- a CDS encoding glycosyltransferase family 2 protein, with product MGNPLVSVVIPAYNRPDTLKIAIDSVLEQTYPNIEIIICDDSTDDRVQEMLGPYLGSNPKIKYYKNEKNLFLKNWHKCYDLASGEYINYLMDDDVFQKEKIAKMIYFFNEFENITLVTSYRQTIDESGQFLPPIGATARLYDETRIFDGKVLGNLALIRCQNVIGEPTTVLFRKKDLTELYGVYKGKQYSLINDLAAWLSLLSKGKAVYIPEALSYFRRHPNQNNNTLGLKTFSEWLDIMIASRGDGFLDTNHLFKTALHSYRERVKNYHEFVEDIKQIDMILTTLD from the coding sequence GTGGGAAATCCTTTAGTTAGTGTAGTCATTCCTGCGTATAATCGACCGGATACTTTAAAAATAGCGATTGACAGTGTATTAGAACAAACCTACCCTAATATCGAAATTATTATTTGTGATGATAGTACAGATGATCGAGTACAAGAAATGCTTGGACCTTATTTAGGTTCAAATCCTAAAATTAAGTATTATAAAAACGAAAAAAATTTATTTCTAAAAAATTGGCATAAATGCTATGATTTGGCATCAGGGGAATATATTAATTACTTGATGGATGATGACGTTTTCCAAAAAGAAAAAATTGCGAAAATGATCTATTTTTTTAATGAATTCGAAAATATTACACTTGTCACATCTTATCGACAAACTATCGATGAATCAGGTCAATTTCTCCCTCCTATTGGTGCAACGGCAAGGTTATATGATGAAACAAGAATCTTTGACGGAAAGGTGTTGGGAAACCTTGCATTAATTCGTTGTCAAAATGTCATCGGTGAACCGACAACAGTGTTATTTAGAAAAAAAGATCTTACCGAACTTTATGGAGTATACAAAGGGAAACAGTATTCTCTTATCAATGATCTTGCAGCCTGGTTGTCATTGCTCTCCAAAGGGAAAGCTGTATATATTCCCGAAGCTCTTAGTTATTTTCGAAGACATCCTAATCAAAATAACAATACACTAGGACTAAAAACATTTAGTGAATGGTTAGATATTATGATTGCCTCACGAGGAGATGGTTTTCTTGATACGAACCATTTATTCAAAACTGCTCTTCACTCTTATCGTGAACGTGTAAAGAATTATCATGAATTTGTAGAAGATATCAAGCAGATTGATATGATATTAACAACCCTTGACTAA